In Streptomyces chartreusis NRRL 3882, the following are encoded in one genomic region:
- a CDS encoding TOBE domain-containing protein, protein MSLSIRNQLPGTVTAVTPGEAMAIVRVRLTGGQALTAAITREAADDLGLTPGTAVRALVKSTEVSLATAPVEGLSIRNRLPGTVRGIATGDAMASVRVTVEGGELTAAITRDAADDLGLSAGTPVVALIKSTEVSLAAE, encoded by the coding sequence ATGAGCCTGAGCATCCGCAACCAGCTTCCCGGCACCGTCACCGCCGTCACGCCGGGCGAGGCCATGGCGATCGTCAGGGTGCGCCTCACCGGCGGCCAGGCCCTCACCGCGGCGATCACCCGCGAGGCGGCGGACGACCTCGGTCTCACGCCGGGCACCGCCGTGCGCGCCCTGGTGAAGTCGACGGAGGTCTCGCTGGCCACCGCCCCCGTCGAGGGCCTTTCCATCCGCAACCGGCTCCCCGGCACGGTCAGAGGCATCGCCACCGGTGACGCGATGGCGTCCGTGCGGGTCACCGTCGAAGGCGGCGAACTGACCGCCGCGATCACCAGGGACGCCGCGGACGACCTCGGCCTGTCGGCCGGAACCCCCGTCGTCGCCCTGATCAAGTCGACCGAGGTGTCCCTCGCCGCCGAATGA
- a CDS encoding ABC transporter ATP-binding protein: protein MTETTDRDGPTPGLRTEGLDAHLVVDRGSFRLDVALTAAPGDVVALLGPNGAGKTTALRALAGLAPLTSGHLVLEGRPLDRTPPESRPVGVVFQDYLLFPHLTALDNVAFGPRCRGAGRAEARAQAAEWLDRMGLADHAGAKPRRLSGGQAQRVALARALATRPRLLLLDEPLAALDARTRLEVRAQLRRHLAEFEAVAVLVTHDPLDAMVLADRLVVVEHGHVVQEGTPSHIARHPRTDYIARLVGLNLYRGRAEGHAVRLDAGPAVTTTEELSGPAFVAFPPGAVTLYRERPTGSSARNLWRCEVAGLETHGDQIRADLTGELPLTADLTTVAAAELDLHPGAAVWATVKATQTHAYPA from the coding sequence ATGACCGAGACGACCGACCGCGACGGCCCAACCCCCGGCCTCCGCACCGAGGGCCTCGACGCCCACCTCGTCGTCGACCGCGGCTCCTTCCGCCTCGATGTCGCCCTCACCGCCGCCCCCGGCGACGTCGTCGCGCTGCTCGGCCCCAACGGCGCCGGCAAGACCACCGCCCTGCGCGCCCTCGCCGGCCTCGCCCCGCTCACCTCGGGGCATCTGGTGCTGGAGGGTAGGCCGTTGGACCGTACGCCGCCCGAGTCCCGCCCGGTCGGCGTCGTCTTCCAGGACTACCTGCTCTTCCCGCACCTGACCGCCCTGGACAACGTCGCCTTCGGGCCGCGCTGCCGGGGCGCCGGCAGGGCCGAGGCCCGCGCCCAGGCCGCCGAGTGGCTGGACCGGATGGGCCTGGCCGACCACGCCGGCGCCAAGCCCCGCCGTCTGTCGGGCGGCCAGGCCCAGCGCGTGGCGCTGGCCCGTGCCCTGGCCACCCGGCCCCGGCTGCTGCTCCTGGACGAACCCCTCGCCGCGCTCGACGCCCGCACCCGCCTGGAGGTGCGCGCCCAGCTCCGTCGCCACCTCGCCGAGTTCGAGGCCGTGGCCGTCCTCGTCACGCACGACCCGCTGGACGCCATGGTGCTGGCCGACCGCCTGGTCGTCGTCGAGCACGGCCACGTCGTCCAGGAGGGCACGCCCTCCCACATCGCCCGCCACCCCCGCACGGACTACATCGCCCGGCTCGTCGGCCTCAACCTCTACCGAGGACGGGCCGAGGGCCACGCCGTCCGGCTCGACGCGGGCCCGGCCGTCACGACCACGGAAGAGCTCTCGGGCCCGGCCTTCGTGGCGTTCCCGCCCGGCGCCGTGACGCTGTACCGGGAGCGCCCCACCGGCTCCAGCGCCCGCAACCTGTGGCGCTGCGAGGTCGCCGGGCTGGAGACGCACGGCGACCAGATCCGCGCGGACCTCACCGGCGAACTCCCCCTGACCGCCGACCTCACCACGGTCGCCGCGGCCGAACTCGACCTGCATCCCGGCGCCGCGGTATGGGCGACGGTCAAGGCGACGCAGACGCACGCATACCCGGCATAA
- the modB gene encoding molybdate ABC transporter permease subunit: MTDTLESRPRRDRTRGRARAVPVPLLVPALVGLAFLLLPLIALLVRAPWRGLPEQLTSAEVWEALRLSLLCATAATGLSLVVGVPLAWLLARTRFPGRGFVRALVTLPLVLPPVVGGVALLLAFGRNGVIGQWLDSWFGITLPFTTTGVVLAETFVAMPFLVISVEGTLRAADPRYEEAATTLGASRFTAFRRVTLPLIAPGIAAGAVLAWARALGEFGATITFAGNFPGRTQTMPLAVYLALQNDPAAAIALSLVLLAVSIAVLAALRDRWMTPS; this comes from the coding sequence GTGACCGACACGCTGGAAAGCCGGCCCCGCCGCGATCGCACCCGTGGCCGGGCACGAGCGGTGCCGGTGCCCCTGCTGGTGCCCGCCCTGGTCGGCCTGGCGTTCCTGCTCCTGCCTCTGATCGCCCTGCTCGTACGGGCGCCGTGGCGCGGCCTCCCCGAGCAGCTGACGAGTGCCGAGGTGTGGGAGGCACTCCGGCTGTCGCTCCTCTGCGCCACGGCGGCGACGGGCCTGAGTCTGGTCGTCGGCGTACCGCTGGCCTGGCTGCTGGCCCGCACACGGTTCCCCGGCCGGGGTTTCGTCCGGGCCCTGGTGACCCTGCCCCTGGTGCTGCCGCCGGTGGTGGGCGGTGTGGCCCTGCTGCTCGCCTTCGGGCGCAACGGCGTCATCGGGCAGTGGCTCGACTCCTGGTTCGGGATCACCCTGCCCTTCACCACGACGGGTGTCGTACTCGCCGAGACGTTCGTGGCGATGCCGTTCCTCGTCATCAGCGTGGAGGGCACCCTGCGGGCCGCCGACCCGCGCTACGAGGAGGCGGCCACCACCCTGGGGGCCTCCCGCTTCACCGCGTTCCGCCGGGTCACCCTGCCGCTGATCGCGCCGGGCATCGCGGCCGGTGCCGTGCTGGCCTGGGCACGGGCCCTCGGCGAGTTCGGCGCGACGATCACCTTCGCGGGCAACTTCCCGGGCCGCACCCAGACCATGCCGCTGGCGGTCTACCTGGCTCTCCAGAACGACCCGGCGGCGGCGATCGCCCTCAGCCTGGTACTGCTGGCGGTGTCCATCGCGGTACTGGCGGCCCTGCGCGACCGCTGGATGACGCCGTCGTGA
- the modA gene encoding molybdate ABC transporter substrate-binding protein, whose protein sequence is MTRSAHRTRRILQVAGVSAAALLTLSACSSGTGSDKGSSPSKPSGTVTVFAAASLEESFKALGKTFEKEHPGTKVTFNFGGSDTLAASITSGAPADVFAAASAKTMATVTDKQDAADTPVTFVRNRLEIATPPGNPDRISSLKDLTKPGLKVVLCDKTVPCGAAAQKALDTGGLKLTPVSYEQDVKSALTKVELKEADAAVVYRTDVRAAGDKVYGVEFPESAQAVNDYPIALLKNAPNPGTAKAFVALVRSAEGQRVLSEAGFLKP, encoded by the coding sequence ATGACCCGTTCCGCGCACCGGACCCGCCGGATCCTCCAGGTCGCCGGTGTGTCCGCAGCCGCGCTGCTGACTCTGAGCGCCTGCTCCTCCGGCACCGGCTCGGACAAGGGCTCCTCCCCTTCGAAACCCTCCGGCACGGTCACCGTCTTCGCCGCCGCCTCCCTGGAGGAGAGCTTCAAGGCCCTGGGCAAGACGTTCGAGAAGGAGCACCCGGGCACGAAGGTCACCTTCAACTTCGGCGGCAGCGACACCCTCGCCGCCAGCATCACCAGCGGCGCCCCGGCCGATGTCTTCGCCGCCGCCAGCGCCAAGACCATGGCGACCGTGACGGACAAGCAGGACGCGGCGGACACGCCGGTCACCTTCGTCCGCAACCGGCTGGAGATCGCCACGCCCCCGGGCAACCCCGACCGGATCTCCTCCCTGAAGGACCTCACCAAGCCCGGCCTGAAGGTCGTCCTGTGCGACAAGACCGTGCCGTGCGGCGCCGCCGCCCAGAAGGCGCTGGACACCGGCGGCCTGAAGCTCACCCCCGTCTCGTACGAACAGGACGTCAAGAGCGCCCTGACCAAGGTCGAGCTGAAGGAGGCCGACGCCGCCGTCGTCTACCGGACCGACGTGCGGGCGGCGGGTGACAAGGTGTACGGCGTGGAGTTCCCCGAGTCGGCCCAGGCCGTCAACGACTATCCGATCGCCCTGCTCAAGAACGCCCCCAACCCCGGGACGGCGAAGGCGTTCGTCGCCCTCGTGCGATCCGCCGAGGGCCAGAGGGTGCTCTCCGAGGCCGGGTTCCTCAAGCCGTGA
- a CDS encoding TOBE domain-containing protein — translation MQSYTIGQAARLLGVSPDTARRWADAGRITTHRDEAGRRLVDGRDLAAFSVELARSGTAEEDTPYTSARNAFPGIVTAIKLGDVAAQVEIQAGPHRLVSLLTREAVEELGLEVGMEATARVKSTNVHIDRV, via the coding sequence ATGCAGTCCTACACGATCGGCCAGGCAGCACGACTGCTCGGCGTGAGCCCGGACACCGCCCGGCGCTGGGCGGACGCGGGCCGCATCACCACCCATCGCGACGAGGCCGGACGGCGGCTCGTCGACGGACGGGACCTGGCCGCGTTCTCGGTGGAACTCGCCAGGTCCGGCACCGCCGAGGAGGACACCCCGTACACCTCGGCCCGCAACGCCTTCCCCGGCATCGTCACCGCGATCAAGCTCGGTGACGTCGCCGCCCAGGTGGAGATCCAGGCCGGCCCGCACCGCCTCGTCTCCCTGCTCACCCGCGAGGCCGTCGAGGAACTGGGCCTGGAGGTCGGCATGGAGGCGACGGCCCGCGTGAAGTCGACGAACGTCCATATCGACCGGGTCTGA
- a CDS encoding DUF1707 SHOCT-like domain-containing protein gives MTGELSRTGGSPEVRASHADRDRTVDVLRVAAGDGRLTLEELDERLEAALSARTVGELAVLTADLPAVAGGTGVDAQEVVRIEQEGSSTRRGDGWVVPRRLEVRSAWGEVTLDFTDAVITQDTLHIDLAMRAGALKLLTRPGVVVDTGALVTNYSQIKARAAADAPVVLRVRITGEINYGQIVVRPPRRGFGRRRPTA, from the coding sequence ATGACGGGGGAACTCTCGCGTACCGGTGGATCGCCCGAGGTGAGGGCCTCGCACGCGGACCGGGACCGGACCGTGGACGTGCTGCGCGTCGCCGCGGGGGACGGCCGGCTCACCCTGGAGGAGCTCGACGAACGGCTGGAGGCCGCGCTGTCCGCCCGTACGGTGGGCGAGCTCGCGGTGCTGACCGCGGATCTGCCCGCAGTGGCGGGCGGGACCGGCGTCGACGCCCAGGAGGTCGTCCGGATCGAGCAGGAAGGGTCCTCGACCCGGCGCGGTGACGGCTGGGTGGTGCCGCGGCGGCTGGAGGTCCGGTCGGCGTGGGGCGAGGTGACGCTCGACTTCACCGACGCGGTGATCACCCAGGACACGCTGCACATCGACCTGGCCATGCGGGCCGGGGCCCTGAAGCTGCTGACCCGGCCGGGGGTCGTGGTGGACACCGGCGCGCTCGTGACGAACTACTCCCAGATCAAGGCGCGTGCGGCGGCGGACGCCCCGGTCGTGCTGCGGGTACGGATCACCGGCGAGATCAACTACGGGCAGATCGTGGTGCGCCCGCCCCGCAGGGGCTTCGGCCGGCGGAGACCGACGGCCTGA
- a CDS encoding APC family permease → MATTEHPPPSRTEPAPPSRLRAWMLEGLSDMGKGGGHTGPHAEPEPPHKGQRWWRVMCLTGVDYFSTLGYQPGIAALAAGLLSPVATIVLVIVTLAGALPVYRRVAEESPHGEGSIAMLERLLSFWQGKLFVLTLLGFAATDFLITITLSAADASTHLVENPHLTGVLHDKQMLITLVLVALLGAVFLKGFLEAIGVAVALVGAYLALNVVVVAVGFYHVVTAGHVVTDWAGALTTQHSNVFVMIGVALLVFPKLALGLSGFETGVAVMPHVKGDPDDTEERPAGRIRDTKKLLTTAALIMSGFLITTSFITTLLIPEKEFEAGGQANGRALAYLAHQYLGNTFGTVYDASTIAILWFAGASAMAGLLNLMPRYLPRYGMAPHWARAVRPMVIVFTLIAFLVTWIFDADVNAQGGAYATGVLVLISSAAIAVTIAARKARQRNWTIAFAVISAVFLYTTVANVIERPDGVKIGACFIAGIILVSLLSRLARSFELRVTSVTLDSMAERFVRDMASRRMRFIANEPDRRDIAEYRDKIEQIRHDNDVSGQEDFVFVEVTVTDPSEFEAGLTVRGDVLHGRYRVLTLESSSIPNALAALLLHVRDMTGRTPHIYFEWTEGGPFANLLRFFLFGQGEVAPVTREVLREAEPDRKRRPRVHVG, encoded by the coding sequence ATGGCCACCACTGAGCACCCGCCGCCGAGCCGTACGGAGCCCGCTCCACCCAGTCGCCTGCGCGCCTGGATGCTGGAGGGTCTGTCCGACATGGGCAAGGGCGGCGGCCACACCGGGCCCCATGCCGAACCGGAGCCCCCGCACAAGGGCCAGCGCTGGTGGCGGGTGATGTGCCTGACCGGCGTCGACTACTTCTCCACGCTCGGCTACCAGCCGGGCATCGCGGCGCTCGCCGCCGGGCTGCTGTCGCCGGTCGCGACGATCGTGCTGGTCATCGTCACCCTGGCGGGCGCCCTGCCGGTCTACCGCCGGGTGGCCGAGGAGAGCCCGCACGGCGAGGGCTCGATCGCGATGCTGGAGCGGCTGCTCTCCTTCTGGCAGGGCAAGCTGTTCGTGCTGACCCTGCTGGGCTTCGCCGCCACCGACTTCCTGATCACCATCACCCTGTCGGCCGCCGACGCATCCACCCACCTCGTGGAGAACCCTCATCTGACCGGCGTCCTGCACGACAAGCAGATGCTGATCACGCTCGTCCTCGTGGCACTGCTCGGCGCGGTGTTCCTCAAGGGCTTCCTGGAGGCCATCGGTGTCGCGGTCGCCCTGGTGGGCGCCTACCTCGCGCTCAACGTGGTCGTGGTGGCCGTCGGCTTCTACCACGTGGTCACCGCGGGCCATGTGGTCACCGACTGGGCCGGTGCCCTCACCACTCAGCACAGCAATGTCTTCGTCATGATCGGCGTGGCCCTGCTCGTCTTCCCGAAGCTGGCCCTCGGCCTCTCCGGGTTCGAGACCGGCGTGGCCGTGATGCCGCACGTCAAGGGCGACCCGGACGACACGGAGGAACGGCCGGCCGGCCGCATCCGCGACACGAAGAAACTGCTCACCACGGCCGCCCTCATCATGAGCGGCTTCCTGATCACCACCAGCTTCATCACCACGCTCCTCATCCCGGAGAAGGAGTTCGAGGCGGGCGGCCAGGCCAACGGGCGTGCGCTGGCCTATCTGGCGCACCAGTACCTGGGCAACACCTTCGGCACCGTCTACGACGCCTCGACGATCGCCATCCTGTGGTTCGCCGGCGCCTCCGCGATGGCCGGCCTGCTCAATCTGATGCCGCGCTACCTCCCCCGCTACGGCATGGCACCGCACTGGGCCAGGGCCGTCCGCCCCATGGTCATCGTCTTCACGCTGATCGCCTTCCTCGTCACCTGGATCTTCGACGCCGATGTCAACGCGCAGGGCGGCGCCTACGCCACCGGTGTGCTGGTCCTCATCAGCTCCGCGGCCATCGCGGTGACCATCGCCGCCCGCAAGGCACGGCAGCGGAACTGGACCATCGCCTTCGCGGTCATCTCCGCGGTGTTCCTCTACACGACGGTCGCGAACGTCATCGAGCGCCCGGACGGCGTGAAGATCGGCGCCTGCTTCATCGCCGGCATCATCCTGGTCTCCCTGCTGTCCCGGCTGGCCCGGTCGTTCGAACTCCGCGTGACCAGCGTGACGCTGGACTCCATGGCGGAGCGTTTCGTCCGGGACATGGCCAGCCGACGGATGCGGTTCATCGCCAACGAACCCGACCGGCGCGACATCGCCGAGTACCGCGACAAGATCGAGCAGATCCGGCACGACAACGACGTATCCGGGCAGGAGGACTTCGTCTTCGTCGAGGTGACGGTCACCGACCCGTCCGAGTTCGAGGCGGGCCTGACCGTACGCGGCGACGTACTCCACGGCCGCTACCGCGTCCTGACCCTGGAGTCCTCCTCCATCCCCAACGCCCTGGCCGCGCTCCTCCTGCACGTCCGGGACATGACCGGCCGCACCCCGCACATCTACTTCGAGTGGACCGAAGGGGGCCCCTTCGCCAACCTCCTGCGCTTCTTCCTGTTCGGGCAGGGCGAAGTCGCCCCGGTGACCCGCGAGGTCCTGCGCGAGGCGGAACCGGACCGGAAGCGGCGGCCGAGGGTGCACGTGGGCTGA
- a CDS encoding extracellular solute-binding protein has product MGDPALSRRGFLAASAAAGLGMALTACGGDSDGGSSGTTTIEWWNISTTEPAKTVWAALARKFEAQNPKVKVKIVQMENDAYKSKMTALTSSGKLPDIFHTWGGGVLKQQVDAGLVEDLTDSTKPWGDALLPAAREPYLIDDRVYGIPFDIGMIGFWYNKALFAKAGISAPPTTWNGFLDAVRKLKSAGVTPLALAGKEKWPGMYYWAYLAMRTAGVEALQKAYDDKDFTSAPFVEAGEHLKELVGLQPFQKGFLGAAYSTPTGQAAAVGNGKAAMELMGQWAPVVQADAGKGLGKDLGFFPFPAVEGGKGAITEVFGGGGGHALRRGAPQEAVDFLKFFASEATDLELVKKTGVLPVVPAAESAIADPNIKAVQEQLKKTTGFQLYLDQAYAPAVGQEVNDSVAALIAGSRSPEQVGQSITKTAKEEQ; this is encoded by the coding sequence ATGGGCGACCCGGCACTGTCCCGCCGCGGCTTCCTGGCGGCCTCCGCCGCGGCCGGTCTGGGAATGGCACTGACCGCATGCGGCGGGGACTCGGACGGAGGGTCGTCGGGGACGACCACGATCGAGTGGTGGAACATCTCCACCACCGAGCCGGCCAAGACCGTCTGGGCCGCCCTCGCCCGGAAGTTCGAGGCCCAGAACCCCAAGGTCAAGGTAAAGATCGTCCAGATGGAGAACGACGCCTACAAGTCGAAGATGACGGCGTTGACCTCCTCGGGCAAGCTGCCCGACATCTTCCACACCTGGGGCGGTGGCGTACTCAAGCAGCAGGTCGACGCAGGCCTCGTCGAGGACCTCACGGACAGCACCAAGCCGTGGGGCGACGCCCTGCTCCCGGCCGCCCGGGAGCCGTACCTGATCGACGACAGGGTCTACGGCATCCCGTTCGACATCGGCATGATCGGCTTCTGGTACAACAAGGCGCTCTTCGCGAAGGCCGGCATCAGCGCACCCCCGACCACCTGGAACGGCTTCCTCGACGCCGTACGCAAGCTGAAGTCCGCCGGTGTCACGCCCCTGGCGCTGGCCGGCAAGGAGAAGTGGCCCGGCATGTACTACTGGGCCTACCTGGCGATGCGCACCGCCGGTGTCGAGGCCCTGCAGAAGGCCTACGACGACAAGGACTTCACCAGCGCCCCCTTCGTCGAGGCGGGAGAGCACCTGAAGGAACTCGTCGGCCTCCAGCCGTTCCAGAAGGGCTTCCTCGGCGCCGCCTACTCCACCCCCACCGGCCAGGCCGCCGCCGTCGGCAACGGCAAGGCGGCCATGGAACTCATGGGCCAGTGGGCGCCCGTGGTGCAGGCCGACGCGGGCAAGGGCCTCGGCAAGGACCTCGGGTTCTTCCCGTTCCCCGCGGTCGAGGGCGGCAAGGGCGCCATCACCGAGGTGTTCGGCGGAGGCGGCGGGCACGCCCTGCGCCGGGGCGCCCCGCAGGAGGCCGTCGACTTCCTGAAGTTCTTCGCCTCCGAGGCGACCGACCTGGAGCTGGTCAAGAAGACCGGCGTCCTGCCCGTCGTCCCGGCGGCCGAGAGCGCCATCGCCGACCCCAACATCAAGGCCGTACAGGAGCAGCTGAAGAAGACCACCGGCTTCCAGCTCTACCTCGACCAGGCGTACGCGCCCGCCGTCGGCCAGGAGGTCAACGACAGCGTCGCCGCGCTCATCGCCGGTTCCCGGTCGCCCGAGCAGGTCGGCCAGTCGATCACGAAGACCGCGAAGGAAGAGCAGTAA
- a CDS encoding carbohydrate ABC transporter permease, with amino-acid sequence MTSTFLPDKRTGRDAGLPPPAADRPRSRARRRVLNWLTAAGFQLPALVLFMGLVLLPMLFALYAAFFRWGGFGMPSDYVGGENFTRLFQDDVFLGDLWRCLVLVVLSLVIQLPFALAMAVLLNQRMRGRAVYRMLFFAPYVLSEAITGILFGMIFAPDDGFADQVLGKIGLEGLGGEWFADPSTVMATLFLVMTWKYFGFHMMLCLAGLQAVPRELTEAALIDGAGPWQRFRNVTLPLLAPTLRISVFLAVIGSIQLFDLVWVTTAGGPDHHSETMAVTMFQYGFKRYQVGYASAISVVMFAISLVFALAYQRFVLRRDLEGATTTMRGDGK; translated from the coding sequence ATGACCTCCACGTTCCTGCCGGACAAACGGACCGGCCGCGACGCCGGCCTCCCGCCCCCGGCCGCGGACCGCCCCCGGAGCCGGGCCCGGCGACGGGTTCTGAACTGGCTGACCGCGGCCGGCTTCCAACTGCCCGCCCTGGTGCTGTTCATGGGGCTCGTCCTGCTGCCGATGCTGTTCGCGCTGTACGCCGCGTTCTTCCGCTGGGGCGGCTTCGGCATGCCCTCCGACTACGTCGGCGGCGAGAACTTCACCCGGCTCTTCCAGGACGACGTCTTCCTGGGCGACCTGTGGCGCTGCCTGGTCCTGGTGGTGCTGTCGCTGGTCATCCAACTGCCGTTCGCGCTCGCCATGGCCGTCCTGCTCAACCAGCGGATGCGCGGCCGGGCCGTGTACCGGATGCTGTTCTTCGCCCCGTACGTCCTGTCCGAGGCCATCACCGGAATCCTCTTCGGCATGATCTTCGCCCCGGACGACGGCTTCGCCGACCAAGTCCTCGGCAAGATCGGACTGGAGGGGCTGGGCGGGGAGTGGTTCGCCGATCCGTCCACCGTCATGGCGACCCTGTTCCTCGTCATGACCTGGAAGTACTTCGGCTTCCACATGATGCTGTGCCTGGCCGGGCTCCAGGCCGTCCCCCGGGAGCTGACCGAGGCGGCCCTCATCGACGGGGCCGGCCCATGGCAGCGCTTCCGCAACGTGACGCTGCCGCTGCTCGCGCCCACCCTGCGCATCAGCGTCTTCCTGGCGGTCATCGGGTCCATCCAGCTCTTCGACCTGGTGTGGGTGACCACCGCGGGCGGACCGGACCACCACTCCGAGACCATGGCCGTGACCATGTTCCAGTACGGGTTCAAGCGCTACCAGGTCGGCTACGCCAGCGCGATCAGCGTGGTCATGTTCGCCATCAGTCTCGTCTTCGCCCTCGCCTACCAGCGGTTCGTGCTCCGGCGCGACCTGGAAGGGGCCACCACGACCATGCGGGGAGACGGAAAGTGA
- a CDS encoding carbohydrate ABC transporter permease — MAVPLVYAALSGFKSTDELSRNPVGLPESWVTSNYTQILGSGDFWRLIGNSTLIAVGTTVLVVAVSALSAFSFARFAFRGREVLFTLFTMGLMFPFAVAALPLFLLLRSLDLLDNPLGVILPQAAFGLPMTIIILRGFFRQIPGELEEAATLDGCSSFGFFWRVLLPMARPALGTVSVLAVVTSWNNFFLPLLVFTDAQWWTLPIGVQQYQGQYSAEYAKVFAYLVLAMVPALAFYSVAERQLVGGLTAGATKG, encoded by the coding sequence ATGGCCGTCCCCCTGGTCTACGCCGCGCTCTCCGGCTTCAAGTCCACCGACGAGCTCTCCCGCAACCCGGTCGGTCTGCCCGAGTCGTGGGTGACCTCCAACTACACCCAGATCCTCGGCTCGGGGGACTTCTGGCGGCTGATCGGCAACAGCACGCTGATCGCGGTGGGCACGACCGTGCTGGTCGTCGCGGTCTCCGCCCTGTCGGCCTTCTCGTTCGCGCGGTTCGCCTTCCGCGGCCGGGAGGTGCTGTTCACGCTGTTCACGATGGGGCTGATGTTCCCGTTCGCGGTGGCGGCCCTGCCGCTGTTCCTGCTGCTGCGGTCCCTGGACCTGCTGGACAACCCGCTCGGCGTGATCCTCCCGCAGGCCGCCTTCGGGCTGCCGATGACCATCATCATCCTGCGCGGCTTCTTCCGGCAGATCCCGGGCGAGCTGGAGGAGGCGGCGACGCTCGACGGGTGCAGCTCGTTCGGCTTCTTCTGGCGGGTGCTGCTGCCCATGGCGCGGCCCGCGCTCGGCACCGTCTCCGTGCTGGCCGTCGTCACCAGCTGGAACAACTTCTTCCTGCCGCTGCTGGTGTTCACCGACGCGCAGTGGTGGACGCTGCCGATCGGGGTGCAGCAGTACCAGGGGCAGTACTCCGCGGAGTACGCCAAGGTCTTCGCCTATCTGGTGCTGGCCATGGTCCCTGCCCTGGCCTTCTACTCGGTCGCCGAGCGCCAGCTCGTCGGCGGCCTCACCGCGGGCGCCACCAAGGGCTGA
- a CDS encoding endo-1,4-beta-xylanase, translated as MRKNRLRLVGAVTALLVAAGIGVGSPAQAGHQQPTLADLAQRHGRYFGSATDNPELVDEPYKALLGSEFDQITPGNGMKWYATEPEQGVFDFSKGDEIVNLARANRQKVRGHTLVWHSQLPEWLTEREWTAPELRAVLKKHIQTEVRHYRGKVFAWDVVNEAFNEDGTYRESVFYKTLGPGYIADALRWAHQADPRVKLYLNDYNIEGIGPKSDAYYKLAKELKAKGVPLHGIGLQAHLALQYGYPSTLEDNLRRFSRLGLDTALTEVDIRMQLPATEEKLAQQAEWYRDLTEACLAVRRCVGVTLWDYTDKYSWIPAFFPGEGAALPWDEQLTPKPAYFALREALGGR; from the coding sequence ATGCGCAAGAACCGTCTGAGACTCGTCGGCGCCGTCACGGCGCTTCTGGTCGCCGCCGGCATCGGCGTCGGCTCGCCCGCCCAAGCGGGTCACCAGCAACCCACCCTCGCCGATCTCGCCCAGCGGCACGGCCGCTACTTCGGCAGCGCCACCGACAATCCCGAGCTCGTCGACGAGCCGTACAAGGCCCTGCTCGGCAGCGAGTTCGACCAGATCACCCCCGGCAACGGCATGAAGTGGTACGCGACCGAGCCCGAGCAGGGCGTGTTCGACTTCTCCAAGGGCGACGAGATCGTGAACCTCGCCCGCGCCAACCGGCAGAAGGTGCGCGGCCACACCCTCGTCTGGCACAGCCAGCTGCCGGAATGGCTCACGGAGCGGGAGTGGACGGCCCCTGAGCTGAGGGCCGTGCTGAAGAAGCACATCCAGACCGAGGTACGGCACTACCGGGGCAAGGTGTTCGCCTGGGACGTCGTCAACGAGGCGTTCAACGAGGACGGTACGTACCGGGAGTCGGTCTTCTACAAGACGCTCGGGCCCGGTTACATCGCCGACGCGCTGCGCTGGGCGCACCAGGCCGATCCGCGCGTGAAGCTGTACCTCAACGACTACAACATCGAGGGGATCGGCCCGAAGAGCGACGCGTACTACAAGCTGGCCAAGGAACTGAAGGCCAAGGGCGTCCCGCTGCACGGAATCGGCCTCCAGGCCCATCTGGCCCTCCAGTACGGCTATCCCTCCACACTGGAGGACAACCTCCGCCGCTTCTCCCGGCTCGGCCTCGACACCGCGCTCACCGAGGTCGACATCCGGATGCAGCTGCCCGCGACCGAGGAGAAGCTGGCCCAGCAGGCCGAGTGGTACCGGGACCTGACCGAGGCCTGCCTGGCGGTGCGCCGCTGCGTCGGAGTCACCCTCTGGGACTACACGGACAAGTACTCGTGGATCCCGGCGTTCTTCCCCGGCGAGGGCGCGGCCCTGCCGTGGGATGAGCAACTCACCCCGAAACCGGCGTACTTCGCGCTCCGTGAGGCGCTCGGGGGGAGGTAG